A stretch of Mobula birostris isolate sMobBir1 chromosome 2, sMobBir1.hap1, whole genome shotgun sequence DNA encodes these proteins:
- the fam228a gene encoding protein FAM228A isoform X4: MELEEIAEIDTATCSMKSPLSQKCARIQSLEKCHNASKEQQCVNWLSKKYFTHLQTKAVLESNEVYTLCQPIYDTHESFVKELDKYLAYKDMLNLRKKELLYKKWNECVYQPLQWKLRSILNQSLEKRRASILQYLDYCSKKEPVFLENYNADDFNPFVLQQCKPKTLKARALSLNDPLLLQSRSKSEEDSAILQCQEGKVYSLKQRKEFLQPQLPLVPLDRHKINCITWLRIPLSYIESDVRQRSRKRIISETARI, encoded by the exons ATTGATACTGCAACATGTTCAATGAAATCTCCTTTATCCCAAAAATGTGCAAGAATACAGAGTCTAGAAAAATGTCACAATGCATCTAAAGAACAGCAATGTGTGAACTGGCTCTCAAAGAAGTATTTCACTCATCTCCAG ACCAAAGCAGTTCTGGAATCCAATGAAGTTTATACTCTTTGCCAGCCTATATATGACACACACGAAAGCTTTGTGAAG GAGTTGGATAAATATTTGGCCTACAAAGATATGCTAAACTTGAGAAAAAAAGAGCTATTATACAAGAAATGGAATGAATGTGTCTATCAACCACTGCAATGGAAACTcaggtcaatattaaaccagtcacTCGAAAAGAGGCGAGCTTCAATTTTGCAGTACTTAGATTACTGCAGTAAAAAG GAGCCTGTGTTTTTGGAAAATTATAATGCTGATGACTTCAATCCATTTGTCCTTCAACAGTGCAAACCTAAAACACTTAAG GCAAGGGCTTTAAGTCTCAATGATCCTCTGCTGTTGCAGAGTCGAAGCAAAAGTGAGGAAGACAGTGCTATACTGCAGTGTCAAGAAG GTAAAGTTTACTCTTTGAAACAACGTAAAGAATTTTTACAACCGCAATTACCTCTAGTTCCTTTGGATCGCCATAAGATCAACTGCATCACGTGGCTTCGTATACCACTAAGCTACATTGAGAGTGATGTCCGGCAAAGAAGCAG GAAACGaattatttcagaaactgctagaATCTAA
- the fam228a gene encoding protein FAM228A isoform X3: MGSRKGGAGRITVHRPFPSESPAGAPRQEEDFPTQQAVPLRAESSEIDTATCSMKSPLSQKCARIQSLEKCHNASKEQQCVNWLSKKYFTHLQELDKYLAYKDMLNLRKKELLYKKWNECVYQPLQWKLRSILNQSLEKRRASILQYLDYCSKKEPVFLENYNADDFNPFVLQQCKPKTLKARALSLNDPLLLQSRSKSEEDSAILQCQEGKVYSLKQRKEFLQPQLPLVPLDRHKINCITWLRIPLSYIESDVRQRSRKRIISETARI, from the exons ATGGGCTCGAGGAAAGGCGGCGCGGGGCGGATCACCGTGCACCGGCCGTTTCCGAGCGAGAGCCCGGCGGGTGCGCCGCGGCAGGAGGAGGACTTTCCAACGCAGCAGGCTGTCCCATTGCGCGCTGAAAGTTCTGAG ATTGATACTGCAACATGTTCAATGAAATCTCCTTTATCCCAAAAATGTGCAAGAATACAGAGTCTAGAAAAATGTCACAATGCATCTAAAGAACAGCAATGTGTGAACTGGCTCTCAAAGAAGTATTTCACTCATCTCCAG GAGTTGGATAAATATTTGGCCTACAAAGATATGCTAAACTTGAGAAAAAAAGAGCTATTATACAAGAAATGGAATGAATGTGTCTATCAACCACTGCAATGGAAACTcaggtcaatattaaaccagtcacTCGAAAAGAGGCGAGCTTCAATTTTGCAGTACTTAGATTACTGCAGTAAAAAG GAGCCTGTGTTTTTGGAAAATTATAATGCTGATGACTTCAATCCATTTGTCCTTCAACAGTGCAAACCTAAAACACTTAAG GCAAGGGCTTTAAGTCTCAATGATCCTCTGCTGTTGCAGAGTCGAAGCAAAAGTGAGGAAGACAGTGCTATACTGCAGTGTCAAGAAG GTAAAGTTTACTCTTTGAAACAACGTAAAGAATTTTTACAACCGCAATTACCTCTAGTTCCTTTGGATCGCCATAAGATCAACTGCATCACGTGGCTTCGTATACCACTAAGCTACATTGAGAGTGATGTCCGGCAAAGAAGCAG GAAACGaattatttcagaaactgctagaATCTAA
- the fam228a gene encoding protein FAM228A isoform X1: MGSRKGGAGRITVHRPFPSESPAGAPRQEEDFPTQQAVPLRAESSEIDTATCSMKSPLSQKCARIQSLEKCHNASKEQQCVNWLSKKYFTHLQTKAVLESNEVYTLCQPIYDTHESFVKELDKYLAYKDMLNLRKKELLYKKWNECVYQPLQWKLRSILNQSLEKRRASILQYLDYCSKKEPVFLENYNADDFNPFVLQQCKPKTLKARALSLNDPLLLQSRSKSEEDSAILQCQEGKVYSLKQRKEFLQPQLPLVPLDRHKINCITWLRIPLSYIESDVRQRSRKRIISETARI; the protein is encoded by the exons ATGGGCTCGAGGAAAGGCGGCGCGGGGCGGATCACCGTGCACCGGCCGTTTCCGAGCGAGAGCCCGGCGGGTGCGCCGCGGCAGGAGGAGGACTTTCCAACGCAGCAGGCTGTCCCATTGCGCGCTGAAAGTTCTGAG ATTGATACTGCAACATGTTCAATGAAATCTCCTTTATCCCAAAAATGTGCAAGAATACAGAGTCTAGAAAAATGTCACAATGCATCTAAAGAACAGCAATGTGTGAACTGGCTCTCAAAGAAGTATTTCACTCATCTCCAG ACCAAAGCAGTTCTGGAATCCAATGAAGTTTATACTCTTTGCCAGCCTATATATGACACACACGAAAGCTTTGTGAAG GAGTTGGATAAATATTTGGCCTACAAAGATATGCTAAACTTGAGAAAAAAAGAGCTATTATACAAGAAATGGAATGAATGTGTCTATCAACCACTGCAATGGAAACTcaggtcaatattaaaccagtcacTCGAAAAGAGGCGAGCTTCAATTTTGCAGTACTTAGATTACTGCAGTAAAAAG GAGCCTGTGTTTTTGGAAAATTATAATGCTGATGACTTCAATCCATTTGTCCTTCAACAGTGCAAACCTAAAACACTTAAG GCAAGGGCTTTAAGTCTCAATGATCCTCTGCTGTTGCAGAGTCGAAGCAAAAGTGAGGAAGACAGTGCTATACTGCAGTGTCAAGAAG GTAAAGTTTACTCTTTGAAACAACGTAAAGAATTTTTACAACCGCAATTACCTCTAGTTCCTTTGGATCGCCATAAGATCAACTGCATCACGTGGCTTCGTATACCACTAAGCTACATTGAGAGTGATGTCCGGCAAAGAAGCAG GAAACGaattatttcagaaactgctagaATCTAA
- the fam228a gene encoding protein FAM228A isoform X2: MGSRKGGAGRITVHRPFPSESPAGAPRQEEDFPTQQAVPLRAESSESLEKCHNASKEQQCVNWLSKKYFTHLQTKAVLESNEVYTLCQPIYDTHESFVKELDKYLAYKDMLNLRKKELLYKKWNECVYQPLQWKLRSILNQSLEKRRASILQYLDYCSKKEPVFLENYNADDFNPFVLQQCKPKTLKARALSLNDPLLLQSRSKSEEDSAILQCQEGKVYSLKQRKEFLQPQLPLVPLDRHKINCITWLRIPLSYIESDVRQRSRKRIISETARI; the protein is encoded by the exons ATGGGCTCGAGGAAAGGCGGCGCGGGGCGGATCACCGTGCACCGGCCGTTTCCGAGCGAGAGCCCGGCGGGTGCGCCGCGGCAGGAGGAGGACTTTCCAACGCAGCAGGCTGTCCCATTGCGCGCTGAAAGTTCTGAG AGTCTAGAAAAATGTCACAATGCATCTAAAGAACAGCAATGTGTGAACTGGCTCTCAAAGAAGTATTTCACTCATCTCCAG ACCAAAGCAGTTCTGGAATCCAATGAAGTTTATACTCTTTGCCAGCCTATATATGACACACACGAAAGCTTTGTGAAG GAGTTGGATAAATATTTGGCCTACAAAGATATGCTAAACTTGAGAAAAAAAGAGCTATTATACAAGAAATGGAATGAATGTGTCTATCAACCACTGCAATGGAAACTcaggtcaatattaaaccagtcacTCGAAAAGAGGCGAGCTTCAATTTTGCAGTACTTAGATTACTGCAGTAAAAAG GAGCCTGTGTTTTTGGAAAATTATAATGCTGATGACTTCAATCCATTTGTCCTTCAACAGTGCAAACCTAAAACACTTAAG GCAAGGGCTTTAAGTCTCAATGATCCTCTGCTGTTGCAGAGTCGAAGCAAAAGTGAGGAAGACAGTGCTATACTGCAGTGTCAAGAAG GTAAAGTTTACTCTTTGAAACAACGTAAAGAATTTTTACAACCGCAATTACCTCTAGTTCCTTTGGATCGCCATAAGATCAACTGCATCACGTGGCTTCGTATACCACTAAGCTACATTGAGAGTGATGTCCGGCAAAGAAGCAG GAAACGaattatttcagaaactgctagaATCTAA